A genome region from Deltaproteobacteria bacterium includes the following:
- a CDS encoding MTH1187 family thiamine-binding protein, whose protein sequence is MIAQLSVYPIGEGTSVSRFVKKGIAVIRESGYTYEIGGMSTSVEVPDLDALFQLVKKVHAAHAEAGAQRIVIDLKVDDRRDKRATLVTKKASVT, encoded by the coding sequence ATGATCGCCCAACTTTCGGTGTATCCCATCGGGGAAGGCACCAGCGTCAGCCGTTTCGTCAAGAAGGGCATAGCGGTGATCCGGGAATCCGGGTACACTTACGAGATCGGCGGCATGTCCACCAGCGTGGAAGTACCGGACCTCGACGCCCTGTTTCAACTGGTCAAGAAGGTGCATGCGGCCCATGCGGAGGCGGGAGCGCAGCGAATCGTCATCGATCTGAAAGTGGACGATCGACGGGACAAGCGGGCCACTCTGGTCACAAAGAAAGCCTCCGTTACATGA
- a CDS encoding OmpA family protein codes for MKETFGDRLCIYTVVVGDDPGGAKLLEEVASKGQCGVSVAGDTIFGPQAMADFVERVFLARDTDRDGVPDDIDTCPDTPKGVKVDEKGCPFDTDRDGVYDYLDQCPDTPKGVKVDEKGCPLDSDADGVYDYLDQCPDTPMGVTVDEKGCPLDSDKDGVYDYLDQCPDTPMGVTVDKVGCPLDSDEDGVKDYLDQCPGTPKDARVDERGCWSVGNVLFDFGKTDIKPDSYGYLDEVAEILEKNPSLKVEVQGHTDNVGSEDYNERLSILRAKAVMDYLKGKGIGVDQIPATGYGFSRPVASNDTDEGRAKNRRTEFHPIYSK; via the coding sequence ATGAAGGAGACCTTTGGTGACCGTCTCTGCATCTACACTGTGGTCGTTGGAGACGACCCGGGGGGAGCAAAACTACTCGAAGAAGTGGCTTCCAAGGGGCAGTGCGGTGTTTCGGTTGCAGGCGATACCATTTTCGGGCCCCAGGCTATGGCTGATTTTGTGGAAAGGGTTTTCCTGGCCCGAGACACGGACCGTGACGGCGTGCCGGACGACATAGACACTTGTCCTGACACTCCCAAGGGCGTCAAGGTGGACGAAAAAGGTTGTCCGTTCGATACGGACCGGGATGGGGTATACGACTACCTGGATCAGTGCCCCGATACTCCCAAGGGAGTCAAGGTCGACGAAAAGGGCTGCCCTCTTGATTCCGATGCGGACGGCGTCTATGACTATCTCGATCAGTGCCCCGACACGCCGATGGGCGTCACGGTGGATGAAAAGGGATGCCCGCTGGATTCCGACAAGGACGGCGTCTACGACTATCTTGACCAGTGCCCCGACACCCCGATGGGCGTCACGGTGGACAAGGTGGGATGCCCTCTGGATTCCGACGAAGACGGAGTCAAGGACTATCTCGATCAATGCCCCGGCACTCCCAAGGACGCCAGAGTGGATGAGAGAGGATGCTGGAGCGTGGGGAATGTATTGTTCGACTTCGGAAAGACCGACATCAAGCCCGATTCTTATGGATACCTGGACGAGGTCGCCGAGATTCTCGAGAAGAACCCCTCCCTCAAAGTCGAAGTTCAAGGGCATACGGACAATGTGGGCTCGGAGGATTACAACGAAAGGCTGTCCATACTTCGAGCCAAGGCCGTGATGGATTATCTGAAGGGCAAGGGTATCGGTGTGGACCAGATTCCAGCCACGGGTTATGGCTTCTCGCGACCTGTCGCATCCAATGACACGGACGAGGGCCGCGCCAAGAACCGAAGGACGGAATTTCACCCGATCTATTCGAAGTAA
- a CDS encoding MFS transporter yields MALANFFAMSSFGSFFLFPLFISERGGSKADIGIMMGAFALSSVLCRPYISQMVDRIGRKRSYSIGCLIMACLPLVYLWFQGELSGFYLPLLLVRLVHGVGLAICFTAAFTYIVDVIPPSRLNEGIGMFGVTGLLALGVGPLIAEIIVRDFGFNMFFVSASVLGAAGLVLHQPLPESYLKSDGTDVPSFFSVLFQRRTFVVASLSLLFGFGLAASGGFVAPFAKENHLTFVSLYYLSYSSAAIVTRVFGGKFADRVGEERILPYALTLTALGLWLLIVLWGDSTLLVSGLLSGCGHGFLFPCLNALVIRDQPIHIRGKVTGVFTGSIDTGAFAGSILLGYIGESAGYGALFFVAGLSLLAGLAIYPRQPTRT; encoded by the coding sequence ATGGCTCTGGCCAACTTCTTTGCCATGTCCAGCTTCGGAAGTTTTTTTCTCTTTCCCCTCTTCATATCGGAGCGGGGGGGCTCCAAAGCCGATATAGGCATCATGATGGGAGCCTTCGCGCTCTCGTCCGTGCTCTGCAGGCCCTATATATCTCAAATGGTCGACCGCATTGGACGAAAACGAAGCTACAGCATCGGTTGCCTGATCATGGCATGTTTACCCTTGGTGTATCTCTGGTTCCAGGGCGAACTCAGCGGATTTTACCTGCCTCTGCTTCTCGTACGGCTGGTCCATGGCGTGGGCCTCGCCATCTGTTTTACCGCAGCGTTCACCTACATCGTGGATGTCATCCCTCCATCACGCCTGAACGAAGGCATCGGCATGTTCGGAGTTACAGGCCTTCTGGCGTTAGGCGTTGGGCCGCTAATCGCCGAAATCATTGTACGGGATTTCGGTTTCAATATGTTCTTTGTCAGTGCAAGCGTTCTCGGAGCCGCCGGCCTCGTGCTGCACCAGCCCTTGCCCGAATCCTACCTCAAGTCGGACGGCACGGACGTTCCATCGTTCTTCTCGGTACTCTTTCAAAGACGAACGTTTGTCGTGGCGTCGCTGTCGCTGCTCTTCGGTTTCGGCCTGGCCGCCTCGGGCGGATTCGTGGCCCCGTTTGCCAAGGAAAACCATCTGACATTTGTTTCCCTCTATTACCTATCCTATTCGTCAGCCGCCATTGTGACCCGGGTATTCGGAGGCAAATTTGCGGATCGGGTAGGCGAGGAGCGCATTCTTCCCTATGCACTGACTCTTACCGCTTTGGGTCTCTGGTTGCTCATCGTTTTGTGGGGAGACTCGACCCTGCTGGTCTCGGGCCTGCTGTCCGGCTGCGGGCACGGTTTTCTGTTCCCCTGCCTCAATGCCCTGGTCATCCGCGATCAGCCCATCCACATCCGCGGCAAAGTCACCGGTGTCTTTACCGGAAGTATTGACACGGGCGCGTTCGCGGGCTCGATCCTGCTCGGATACATTGGCGAGTCCGCAGGATATGGGGCTCTCTTTTTCGTGGCCGGATTATCGCTTCTAGCGGGTCTCGCGATCTACCCGCGCCAACCGACCCGGACATAG
- the arfB gene encoding aminoacyl-tRNA hydrolase, with product MIEITSNIAIGEKEIEEDFIRSSGPGGQNVNKVATAVQLRFDIKNSPGLPEDVRHRLLRLAGKRVTSAGVLIIHAARFRTQERNRKDAMERLITLIRKAAEKPRPRRATAPTRASITRRLESKRRSSHTKRLRRPPGRSGE from the coding sequence ATGATCGAAATTACGAGCAACATAGCCATCGGCGAAAAGGAAATCGAGGAGGATTTCATTCGTTCGTCGGGTCCCGGCGGCCAGAACGTCAATAAGGTGGCCACCGCGGTGCAGCTTCGCTTCGATATTAAAAATTCCCCCGGTCTGCCTGAAGACGTTCGCCACCGTTTGCTGCGCCTTGCAGGCAAACGCGTGACTTCAGCCGGGGTTCTCATCATCCACGCCGCTCGCTTTCGCACTCAGGAACGAAATCGCAAGGATGCGATGGAGCGACTAATCACTCTGATTCGTAAGGCAGCCGAGAAACCTCGACCACGACGCGCCACCGCGCCCACAAGGGCGTCGATAACGAGGCGGCTCGAATCCAAACGCCGATCGAGTCACACCAAGCGATTGCGGAGGCCGCCCGGTCGTTCCGGAGAATAA
- a CDS encoding PAS domain S-box protein: protein MNPDDQKINMERFGVFVEGIAEGVYETNLRGDFTFFNRALCRLFGCSPEEMLHRNFREFMDEYRAQQAFERFNEVYRAGKEITDLVWQITRQGGDIRIIELSARLILDGQGERTGFRGIARDITERHYAQKALKESEQRYLSQYEASRRAEVRYRTLLDFVPDPLMVFHLDGTVAYVNPAFVNVFGWSLEELVGRRIPFVPPDLKEQTRAGLGRLKQEKVIHGFETKRLTKSGRLLDIRLGAAMFYEETDRPAGQVVILRDVTAEKRATRINQALLRVSMAPHKSRPLNEFLEVIIKEIQELIDVEGASVILLDEANREFYFPVAVYEDTDAGRKMREIRFPADKGVAAEVVRRGEGLIVPDTSKSPYFYQQVDEQSQYRTRNMLDVPIVTKDRIIGVLCAVNKKGGDFDRTDVDTLSAVAGTVALPIENARVNQELKCSYQEVQSLNQAKDRIIHHLSHELKTPVSVLSGSLSILGRKLAGMDVHDMDRTLERAQRNLERILDIEYGIEDILRDRKYQVYRMMSALLDVCADELEVLAVEELGEGEVVDRIRHRIRELFGPTESPVEKISLTRFVRERVEAARARMSQRRLSLMTFLENDSWVRMPRDVLRKVIDGLIRNAVENTPDGGRIEVNVRKDAEGSILEVHDYGVGITDENQRRLFESVFTTHETAHYSSKRPYDFRAGGKGFDLLRTKIFSERYHFQIRLDSNRCRFIPRDADLCPGNIDLCAHCGDAGDCFSSGGTTVTIEFPG from the coding sequence ATGAATCCGGACGATCAAAAAATAAACATGGAGCGCTTCGGCGTGTTCGTCGAGGGAATCGCCGAGGGGGTTTACGAAACCAACCTTCGAGGCGACTTCACCTTCTTTAATCGTGCATTGTGCCGGTTGTTCGGTTGTTCTCCCGAAGAAATGCTTCACCGCAATTTCCGGGAATTCATGGATGAGTATCGCGCCCAGCAGGCGTTTGAACGATTCAACGAGGTCTATCGGGCCGGCAAGGAAATTACGGATCTGGTCTGGCAGATCACACGGCAGGGTGGAGATATTCGGATCATCGAGTTGTCCGCTCGTCTGATTCTGGACGGCCAGGGCGAAAGGACCGGGTTCCGGGGGATCGCCCGCGACATCACCGAACGGCATTACGCGCAGAAAGCGCTGAAAGAATCCGAGCAGCGTTACCTCAGTCAATACGAAGCCAGCCGTCGGGCCGAAGTCAGATATCGGACCCTTCTGGATTTTGTCCCGGATCCGCTTATGGTCTTCCATCTGGATGGAACGGTGGCCTACGTGAACCCGGCCTTTGTAAATGTCTTCGGTTGGAGCTTGGAGGAACTGGTCGGCCGGCGCATTCCGTTTGTTCCCCCTGATTTGAAAGAGCAGACGCGGGCCGGACTCGGGAGATTGAAACAAGAGAAAGTGATTCATGGCTTCGAGACGAAACGGCTCACCAAGAGCGGCCGCTTGTTGGACATCCGCTTGGGAGCCGCCATGTTTTATGAAGAGACCGACCGGCCCGCCGGACAAGTGGTTATTCTTCGGGACGTCACCGCAGAAAAGAGGGCGACCAGAATCAACCAGGCGCTGCTTCGCGTGAGCATGGCCCCGCACAAATCCCGTCCTCTGAACGAATTCCTCGAAGTCATCATCAAGGAGATTCAGGAACTCATTGACGTTGAAGGCGCATCGGTGATTCTCTTGGATGAGGCGAACCGGGAGTTCTATTTCCCCGTGGCGGTGTACGAGGATACGGACGCCGGGAGGAAGATGAGAGAAATCCGTTTTCCAGCGGACAAGGGCGTAGCCGCCGAGGTGGTGAGAAGAGGAGAAGGGCTCATCGTGCCGGACACGTCCAAAAGCCCCTACTTCTACCAGCAGGTAGATGAGCAATCCCAATACCGGACCAGGAACATGCTGGATGTTCCCATTGTCACGAAAGATCGGATCATCGGCGTCTTGTGCGCGGTGAACAAAAAAGGAGGCGATTTTGACAGGACGGACGTGGATACGCTGAGCGCTGTTGCAGGCACCGTTGCGCTCCCCATTGAAAACGCGCGGGTGAACCAGGAACTCAAGTGCTCTTACCAGGAGGTACAGAGTCTCAACCAGGCCAAGGACCGGATCATTCACCACCTTTCCCATGAATTGAAGACTCCGGTTTCGGTGCTTTCCGGCAGCCTGAGCATTCTGGGCAGGAAGCTTGCCGGCATGGACGTCCATGACATGGACCGGACCCTCGAGAGGGCTCAACGAAACCTGGAGCGTATCCTGGACATCGAATACGGGATCGAAGACATTCTGCGCGACAGAAAGTACCAGGTCTATCGTATGATGTCTGCTTTGTTGGACGTCTGCGCGGACGAACTCGAAGTCCTGGCGGTTGAAGAACTGGGAGAAGGCGAGGTTGTGGATCGTATTCGGCATCGCATTCGAGAGCTCTTCGGTCCCACGGAATCCCCGGTGGAGAAGATTTCCTTGACCCGTTTTGTGCGGGAGCGAGTGGAAGCGGCCCGGGCCAGGATGTCCCAGCGCCGGCTTTCGCTGATGACTTTTTTGGAAAACGACTCGTGGGTGCGGATGCCTCGAGATGTACTCCGGAAGGTCATCGACGGCCTCATCCGCAATGCCGTCGAAAACACACCGGACGGAGGCCGCATCGAAGTAAACGTCCGCAAAGATGCAGAAGGTTCTATCCTCGAGGTTCATGACTATGGGGTAGGCATCACGGACGAGAATCAGCGTCGTCTGTTCGAAAGCGTGTTTACGACTCACGAGACCGCGCACTATTCTTCCAAACGTCCGTATGATTTTCGCGCCGGGGGTAAGGGGTTCGACCTCCTGAGGACCAAGATCTTTTCGGAAAGATACCACTTTCAGATCCGCCTCGACTCCAACCGCTGCCGCTTTATCCCGAGGGACGCGGATCTTTGTCCGGGGAATATCGATCTCTGCGCGCATTGCGGCGACGCCGGTGACTGTTTCAGCTCAGGTGGAACCACGGTTACTATAGAATTTCCGGGTTGA
- a CDS encoding NAD(P)-dependent oxidoreductase has product MDIASPERTRVGWIGTGMMGRSMCGHVLKAGYPVVVFNRTKSSAEPLLDRGAGWADSPADVARRTDVLFSIVGYPQDVRQVYLGENGVVSGMEKGRVIVDMTTSEPSLAVEIAVAAETRGLHSLDAPVSGGDVGAREARLSIMVGGERDVFDAVMPLFQTMGKSIRYMGPAGAGQHMKAANQIMVAGTMVGMVESLLYASKAGLNPDQVIEVICGGAAACWSMENYGPRIVKGDMEPGFIIQHFLKDMNVVLKEAESMNLPLPGVSLSKQLYIAAKAHGYGERGTQALFRAMAILAAVDEHPAGKPPKEE; this is encoded by the coding sequence ATGGATATCGCGAGCCCGGAACGAACACGAGTGGGCTGGATCGGCACAGGGATGATGGGCCGATCCATGTGTGGTCATGTGCTAAAGGCCGGCTACCCCGTGGTGGTGTTCAACCGAACCAAATCCAGCGCCGAGCCGTTACTCGACCGAGGCGCCGGGTGGGCGGATTCTCCGGCGGATGTGGCGCGCCGGACGGACGTCTTGTTCTCAATCGTGGGATATCCTCAGGACGTTCGCCAGGTATACCTTGGAGAGAACGGAGTTGTTTCCGGAATGGAGAAGGGACGCGTCATCGTGGACATGACCACGAGTGAACCTTCCCTGGCTGTCGAAATCGCCGTTGCGGCGGAAACCCGGGGTCTGCACAGCCTGGACGCTCCGGTCTCCGGAGGGGACGTGGGCGCCCGTGAAGCCCGCCTTTCCATCATGGTGGGTGGAGAGCGGGATGTTTTTGACGCCGTGATGCCTCTGTTTCAAACCATGGGCAAGAGCATCCGGTACATGGGTCCCGCCGGGGCGGGTCAGCACATGAAAGCCGCCAACCAGATCATGGTGGCGGGCACCATGGTGGGCATGGTCGAGTCCCTGCTGTATGCGTCCAAAGCCGGCCTGAATCCGGACCAGGTCATCGAGGTGATCTGCGGGGGCGCCGCTGCCTGTTGGTCCATGGAAAACTACGGTCCTCGCATTGTCAAAGGAGACATGGAGCCCGGCTTTATCATCCAACATTTCCTCAAAGACATGAACGTGGTGCTGAAGGAAGCGGAGTCCATGAATCTTCCCCTTCCGGGCGTTTCCCTGTCCAAACAGCTTTATATCGCGGCGAAAGCGCACGGGTACGGGGAACGGGGAACACAGGCCTTGTTCCGCGCCATGGCAATTCTCGCCGCCGTGGACGAACATCCGGCGGGAAAACCTCCCAAGGAGGAGTGA
- a CDS encoding lactate utilization protein yields MAAQTRQEEAHLLALRMKTRAEAAQIRVSEAANTGDAFRYTIDLVKHRGGSTIAAPSLPAPAEAHFRKLCGSEGLTLLTGNLRSHMNRIHTAFTVADWGISETGTIVLDSSSEDVRIATTLCEIHVAALRRSRIRPDAYSLEEDLDRLMKRPPRFLAFISGASRTADIERVLTIGVHGPLEVHLLIMDDEDDA; encoded by the coding sequence TTGGCAGCTCAGACTCGACAGGAAGAAGCCCATTTACTCGCCCTACGGATGAAAACCAGGGCAGAGGCGGCTCAGATCCGTGTGTCCGAGGCTGCGAACACCGGAGACGCATTCCGCTATACGATCGACCTCGTAAAACATCGCGGCGGAAGTACGATCGCCGCCCCCTCCCTGCCGGCCCCGGCCGAAGCCCATTTCAGGAAACTGTGCGGGTCCGAAGGCCTGACCCTTCTTACCGGAAATCTCAGAAGCCACATGAACCGCATTCATACCGCATTTACGGTTGCCGACTGGGGAATCTCTGAAACAGGAACCATTGTTCTGGACTCGAGTTCCGAAGACGTCCGCATTGCCACCACATTGTGCGAGATACATGTGGCCGCGCTCCGCCGATCCCGTATTCGGCCGGATGCGTACAGCCTCGAGGAGGACCTCGACCGCCTCATGAAGCGCCCTCCCCGCTTTTTGGCGTTCATCAGCGGGGCCAGCCGGACTGCGGATATCGAACGAGTGCTTACCATCGGCGTCCACGGTCCATTGGAAGTTCATCTTCTGATCATGGATGACGAGGACGATGCATGA
- a CDS encoding sensor histidine kinase, which yields MIGNMKDDRETRCDKESTTVVSASFFRELQIEFLLHELKDPFSVIEAGVRSLLEKRDKFGPLSQRQERALLRILRNTTKTKGMLNSLLEVGRSEAGTFRCCTFYPVQSVCNAIMDALETTGKLSYEELGAWKGWRDFAGFLHEHGVSLNVSARIEGKEMVQDEPKFCQIVGNLLKNALHHRERRVHIDLDLEGDIIAVLVQDDGPGIDPKHRELVFRRYAQIHSDTIQSRKGHGLGLAGARILARRLGGDVVIVSGKEKGAAFRLTLPLELQSNLTGPEGDVGP from the coding sequence GTGATCGGGAACATGAAAGACGATCGGGAAACACGCTGCGACAAGGAATCGACTACCGTTGTTTCAGCTTCGTTTTTTCGCGAGCTCCAGATCGAGTTCCTGCTTCATGAACTGAAGGATCCTTTCTCGGTTATAGAAGCGGGAGTGCGGTCGTTGCTGGAGAAACGGGATAAGTTCGGTCCGCTTTCCCAACGTCAGGAACGCGCGTTGCTGCGCATTCTGAGAAATACCACCAAGACCAAAGGAATGCTCAACAGCCTGTTGGAGGTGGGGAGATCCGAAGCAGGCACGTTCCGCTGTTGCACCTTTTATCCGGTTCAGTCCGTGTGTAACGCGATCATGGATGCTTTAGAAACCACGGGAAAGCTGTCCTACGAAGAGCTTGGCGCATGGAAAGGGTGGAGGGACTTCGCGGGATTTCTGCATGAGCATGGCGTTTCCTTGAACGTATCTGCCCGGATCGAGGGCAAGGAGATGGTGCAGGACGAGCCCAAGTTTTGCCAGATTGTGGGAAATCTGTTGAAGAATGCTCTTCATCACCGGGAACGGCGAGTTCACATTGATCTCGATCTGGAGGGGGACATCATCGCTGTGCTGGTTCAGGACGACGGCCCCGGAATTGATCCCAAGCACAGGGAATTGGTTTTTCGCAGATACGCGCAGATACATTCGGATACGATTCAATCCAGAAAGGGTCACGGTCTCGGATTGGCCGGCGCCCGCATTTTAGCCAGGCGGCTGGGAGGGGATGTGGTTATTGTGAGCGGAAAGGAAAAAGGCGCTGCCTTTCGGCTTACATTGCCCTTGGAACTGCAATCGAATCTGACCGGACCGGAAGGGGACGTCGGGCCATAA
- a CDS encoding OmpA family protein — MTVALFSACAGMNQHAEFQAVDLNSKLRNGDILQKVDNFAVILDASQSMTEPYQTTSKFLYAKEIASQLNQTIPDLKMGGALTSFGAVNSPFGTRVLTVYGLTDYVKDDLANALHSIEWSGGLSPLSSAMDLTKETLTPAEGRLAIIIISDGKDMDGSPVGSATQLKEAFGNRLCIYTVAVGDDPAGRKVLEEVAAKGECGISVAADDIVEPQAMADFVERVFLGRDTDRDGVPDDADKCPDTPAGAKVDEKGCPLDSDGDGVYDHLDQCPDTPKGARVDERGCWSLGNVLFDFGKAKIKSSAHGYLDEVAETLKNNPSLTVEIAGHTDNVGSAKYNKKLSLRRAKAVANYLNKKGISMDRLPTTGHGFSQPVASNKTKDGRAKNRRTELHPISVK, encoded by the coding sequence ATGACAGTTGCACTATTCTCCGCTTGCGCAGGGATGAATCAACACGCCGAGTTTCAGGCGGTAGACCTGAACTCGAAACTCCGGAACGGCGATATCCTACAGAAGGTAGACAACTTCGCCGTCATATTGGATGCGTCTCAGTCCATGACCGAACCGTATCAAACCACAAGCAAGTTTCTTTATGCCAAGGAAATCGCATCACAATTGAACCAGACCATCCCGGATCTTAAGATGGGAGGGGCATTGACTTCGTTTGGCGCCGTCAATAGCCCATTCGGTACCAGAGTATTAACCGTATATGGACTTACAGATTATGTCAAAGACGACCTCGCCAACGCCTTGCATTCCATCGAATGGTCGGGAGGACTGAGTCCGTTATCCTCGGCCATGGATCTCACAAAAGAGACCCTGACACCCGCGGAAGGAAGACTGGCCATTATTATTATCAGCGATGGGAAAGACATGGACGGCTCTCCCGTTGGCTCGGCGACACAACTGAAGGAGGCCTTTGGTAACCGTCTCTGCATCTACACCGTTGCCGTTGGCGACGATCCGGCGGGAAGAAAGGTGCTCGAAGAAGTTGCAGCCAAAGGGGAATGCGGGATTTCGGTTGCAGCCGATGACATTGTCGAACCTCAGGCCATGGCCGACTTTGTGGAAAGGGTTTTCTTGGGCCGAGACACGGACCGTGACGGCGTGCCGGACGACGCGGACAAATGTCCCGACACTCCTGCGGGCGCCAAAGTTGACGAAAAAGGGTGTCCTTTGGATTCCGACGGAGACGGCGTCTATGATCATCTCGATCAATGCCCGGACACCCCTAAAGGCGCCAGAGTCGATGAGAGAGGATGCTGGAGCCTAGGCAACGTGTTGTTCGACTTCGGCAAGGCCAAAATCAAGTCCAGCGCTCATGGCTACCTGGACGAGGTCGCCGAGACTCTAAAAAACAATCCCTCCCTCACGGTCGAGATTGCCGGCCATACGGACAATGTGGGTTCAGCGAAATACAACAAAAAGCTGTCCCTGAGACGAGCCAAAGCGGTAGCGAATTATCTTAACAAGAAAGGGATCAGCATGGACAGACTTCCGACCACAGGTCATGGCTTTTCGCAACCCGTGGCGTCCAATAAGACGAAAGACGGCCGAGCGAAGAACCGACGGACGGAGCTCCACCCGATCTCAGTGAAGTAA
- a CDS encoding response regulator, translating to MVETKSYIKGKHILAVDDEQDVLETIEDILDEAEIDVAWDYDSASQKINDTKYDLAILDIMGVDGLRLLDEAVERGIPAVILTAHAINPETLMASIRKGAISYLPKEKLAELDTFLNELLEHCEKGAPPWKLLFEKLGAYFDERFGPNWKEESKDFWSEFDRSYQVSKGAQARLMHDDRVRTKGI from the coding sequence ATGGTGGAAACCAAGTCCTACATCAAAGGGAAACATATACTTGCGGTGGACGACGAACAGGACGTCCTGGAAACCATCGAGGACATTCTGGACGAGGCCGAGATTGACGTGGCGTGGGATTATGACTCCGCATCGCAAAAGATCAATGACACGAAATACGACCTGGCCATTTTGGACATTATGGGCGTAGACGGCCTAAGGTTGCTGGACGAGGCCGTAGAACGCGGAATACCCGCCGTCATACTTACGGCTCACGCCATCAATCCGGAAACCCTCATGGCTTCCATTCGTAAGGGAGCCATTTCCTATCTGCCTAAAGAGAAGCTGGCCGAACTGGACACGTTTCTGAACGAACTTCTCGAACACTGTGAAAAGGGCGCTCCTCCTTGGAAACTGCTTTTTGAGAAACTTGGCGCTTACTTTGACGAAAGGTTCGGACCGAACTGGAAGGAAGAAAGCAAAGACTTCTGGTCTGAATTCGATCGTTCCTACCAGGTGAGCAAGGGCGCCCAGGCCAGATTGATGCACGACGATCGGGTGCGAACCAAGGGGATCTGA
- a CDS encoding MFS transporter — MSPNERNILTVTSFGHFMSHFNMLVFPALVLPLTAHFSLELPQVLALSFWMYLLFGVTALPWGLLSDTFGAKPMLFLFHGGAGLCGLAAAFFMDSPWRFSLCLTGIGLFSGIYHPAGLGMISKGMSRMSVAMGYNGMAGNAGLASAPILAGMINYRFGPQAVYLFLGALNLLGAVVMLLMPCADPENNAKPNHHSARSLFTGFAVLCVCMMLGGVAYRGSTVILPTYFELRTQTLFEALSSFQWWPASRNVAATALTSLVFVVGILGQYVGGRAAERFDPRKGYLLFHSAALPMALLMAYATDLPLFLVTMFYMLFLLGMQPIENTLVARLTPEKIRHSGYGIKFVLTFGVGALAVRMVGWIERGWSLSAVFVAMALVSLGIVAFILLLRGVTRSMRLAD, encoded by the coding sequence ATGTCCCCCAATGAACGAAACATTCTCACGGTGACCTCTTTCGGTCATTTCATGAGCCATTTCAATATGCTGGTTTTCCCGGCCCTGGTCCTTCCCCTGACCGCTCATTTTAGTCTCGAGCTGCCTCAGGTGCTCGCCCTTTCCTTCTGGATGTATCTGTTGTTCGGCGTCACCGCCCTTCCCTGGGGCCTGCTGAGCGACACTTTCGGCGCCAAGCCTATGTTGTTCCTCTTTCACGGAGGCGCAGGGCTGTGCGGTCTCGCCGCCGCGTTTTTCATGGACTCTCCCTGGCGCTTCTCCCTCTGTTTGACGGGCATTGGGCTGTTCTCGGGAATCTATCACCCCGCGGGACTAGGTATGATCTCCAAGGGCATGTCCAGGATGAGTGTGGCCATGGGATATAACGGCATGGCCGGCAACGCGGGATTGGCTTCGGCTCCCATCCTGGCCGGAATGATCAACTATCGTTTCGGACCTCAAGCCGTATATCTGTTTCTGGGAGCCCTCAACCTGCTCGGGGCCGTAGTGATGTTGCTCATGCCGTGCGCCGACCCGGAAAACAATGCAAAACCCAACCACCATTCGGCAAGAAGCTTGTTTACGGGCTTCGCGGTGTTGTGTGTATGCATGATGCTTGGAGGCGTGGCTTACCGGGGAAGCACCGTCATCCTGCCCACTTATTTCGAACTTAGAACCCAAACCTTGTTCGAGGCGCTCAGCAGTTTCCAATGGTGGCCGGCTTCCAGGAACGTCGCGGCAACGGCCCTCACGTCCCTGGTATTCGTTGTGGGCATTTTGGGGCAGTATGTCGGAGGGCGCGCGGCCGAGCGCTTCGATCCCAGGAAAGGGTATCTGCTGTTTCATTCCGCGGCCCTGCCCATGGCGCTGCTGATGGCCTACGCCACGGATCTCCCGTTATTCCTGGTAACCATGTTTTATATGCTCTTCTTGTTGGGCATGCAGCCTATCGAGAACACGCTGGTGGCCAGGCTTACGCCGGAAAAGATCAGGCACAGCGGGTACGGCATCAAATTCGTCCTCACCTTCGGCGTGGGTGCGCTGGCCGTACGCATGGTGGGCTGGATCGAGCGCGGCTGGTCCTTATCCGCCGTATTTGTAGCCATGGCCTTAGTGTCGCTTGGCATCGTGGCCTTTATCCTGCTCCTCAGGGGAGTAACGCGGTCCATGCGGCTTGCTGACTGA